One segment of Cataglyphis hispanica isolate Lineage 1 chromosome 23, ULB_Chis1_1.0, whole genome shotgun sequence DNA contains the following:
- the LOC126858020 gene encoding ras-related protein Rab-2: MSYAYLFKYIIIGDTGVGKSCLLLQFTDKRFQPVHDLTIGVEFGARMITIDSKQIKLQIWDTAGQEAFRSITRSYYRGAAGALLVYDITRRETFNHLTTWLEDARQHSNSNMVIMLIGNKSDLDSRREVRREEGEAFAREHGLVFMETSAKTAANVEEAFINTAKEIYEKIQEGVFDINNEANGIKIGPQHSPTSPGGLAGTGGQGSAQGGGCC, from the exons ATGTCGTACGCGTATCTCTTCAAGTATATCATTATCGGAGATACAG gagTTGGAAAATCCTGTCTCCTTCTTCAATTTACGGATAAGAGATTTCAGCCAGTCCATGACTTGACAATAGGAGTCGAGTTTGGTGCACGTATGATTACCATTGATAGCaagcaaattaaattgcaGATTTGGGAtact GCAGGTCAGGAGGCATTCCGTTCTATAACAAGGTCATATTATCGTGGAGCAGCTGGAGCTCTATTGGTATATGATATTACACGTAGAGAAACCTTTAATCATCTTACAACATGGCTGGAAGATGCAAGGCAACACTCAAATTCCAATATGGTTATCATGTTAATTGGAAACAAAAGTGATTTGGATAGTCGAAGAGAAGTAAGGAGAGAGGAAGGCGAAGCTTTTGCACGAGAGCATGGTCTTGTCTTTATGGAGACTAGTGCTAAGACTGCAGCTAATGTAGAAGAAGCATTCATCAATActgcaaaagaaatatatgaaaagatacAGGAGGGAGTCTTTGACATCAATAATGAG GCAAATGGTATTAAGATTGGACCACAACATTCACCAACAAGTCCTGGAGGTTTAGCAGGAACTGGTGGACAAGGTAGTGCGCAGGGTGGTGGGTGCTGCTAG